A stretch of the Rosa rugosa chromosome 5, drRosRugo1.1, whole genome shotgun sequence genome encodes the following:
- the LOC133708524 gene encoding serine/threonine-protein kinase PBS1 produces the protein MGCFPCFDSKEEEKLNPEKESDDRKQGQPTVSSNITRLPSGVDRLRSRSNGGSRRVDVGSKMPDPKDVVPGGQIAAQTFTFRELVAATKNFRPESFIGEGGFGRVYKGRLESTGQIVAVKQLDRNGLQGNREFLVEVLMLSLLHHTNLVNLIGYCADGDQRLLVYEFMPLGSLEDHLHDVPLDKEVLDWNTRMKIAAGAAKGLEYLHDKANPPVIYRDFKSSNILLEEGFHPKLSDFGLAKLGPTGDKSHVSTRVMGTYGYCAPEYAMTGQLTVKSDVYSFGVVFLELITGRKAIDSTRPHGEQNLVTWARPLFNDRRKFSKLADPRLQGRYPMRGLYQALAVASMCIQEQAATRPLIGDVVTALSYLANQAYDPTAASGHGHRSSGEKDERRRDERGGRILRNEEGGGSGRKWPDLDGGSEKDDSPKETARMLNRDLDRERAVAEAKMWGENWREKRRQSAQGSFDGTNL, from the exons ATGGGGTGTTTTCCGTGTTTTGATTCCAAAGAGGAGGAGAAGCTGAATCCGGAGAAAGAAAGCGATGATCGGAAGCAGGGTCAACCGACGGTGTCTTCTAACATTACGAGATTGCCTTCCG GAGTTGACAGACTAAGGTCAAGAAGCAATGGGGGGTCAAGAAGGGTGGATGTAGGGTCCAAAATGCCTGATCCCAAGGATGTAGTACCTGGGGGTCAAATTGCTGCCCAAACTTTCACTTTTCGTGAGCTTGTCGCTGCAACCAAAAATTTTAGGCCAGAATCTTTCATAGGAGAAGGGGGTTTTGGGCGTGTCTACAAGGGGCGACTCGAGAGCACCGGTCAA ATTGTTGCTGTTAAGCAATTGGATAGGAATGGACTTCAGGGTAATAGAGAGTTTCTAGTTGAGGTACTCATGCTAAGTCTTCTACATCATACTAACCTTGTGAACCTGATTGGATACTGTGCGGATGGAGATCAAAGGCTTCTTGTTTATGAGTTTATGCCCTTAGGATCATTGGAAGATCACCTTCATG ATGTTCCTCTGGATAAAGAAGTATTGGATTGGAACACAAGAATGAAAATAGCTGCTGGTGCAGCCAAAGGATTGGAATACCTACATGACAAGGCAAACCCTCCAGTTATTTACAGGGACTTCAAATCATCCAACATATTACTGGAAGAAGGATTTCACCCTAAGCTTTCAGATTTTGGGCTCGCAAAGCTTGGTCCTACTGGAGACAAGTCACATGTTTCTACCAGGGTTATGGGTACTTATGGTTATTGTGCTCCAGAGTATGCAATGACTGGACAATTGACAGTGAAGTCGGATGTCTACAGTTTTGGGGTGGTGTTTCTGGAGCTGATTACTGGCCGTAAAGCCATTGATAGCACTAGACCCCATGGGGAAcagaaccttgtcacttgg GCACGCCCCTTGTTCAATGATCGCAGGAAGTTTTCAAAATTGGCAGATCCGAGGCTGCAGGGCCGGTATCCAATGAGGGGCCTCTACCAAGCTCTTGCTGTGGCATCCATGTGCATTCAGGAACAAGCCGCCACACGTCCTCTGATTGGGGATGTGGTTACTGCTCTATCTTATCTAGCCAACCAGGCATACGACCCTACCGCCGCATCAGGGCATGGCCATAGAAGTTCTGGAGAAAAGGATGAGAGACGAAGAGATGAGAGAGGTGGAAGGATATTGAGGAATGAGGAAGGAGGAGGATCTGGACGCAAATGGCCGGATTTAGATGGTGGGTCTGAGAAGGATGATTCCCCAAAGGAAACTGCAAGGATGTTAAACCGGGATTTGGATAGAGAACGAGCTGTTGCTGAGGCCAAGATGTGGGGTGAGAATTGGCGAGAGAAGAGACGACAGAGTGCACAGGGCAGTTTTGATGGTACTAATTTGTAG
- the LOC133710460 gene encoding bidirectional sugar transporter N3 — MGAVADSQHPWAFAFGILGNLISFMVYLAPVPTFYRIYRKRSTEGFQSVPYLVALFSATLWLYYAMLKQNAVLLITINTLGSVIETLYIAMYIVYATKASRKFTIKLLGFMNFGLFSLILVVLHYAFHSQYRAPVLGWINVAISVCVFAAPLSIVAQVIRTKSVEFMPFSLSFFLTLSAVMWFAYGLFLKDICIALPNVLGFVLGLLQMLLYAIYRNRKQVIVDPEKKLPASEHVKNIVILSTIATSEVHPVDAKPCDGNDVEDVDGKDENKDVDGDEHEK; from the exons ATGGGGGCAGTAGCAGACAGTCAACATCCTTGGGCATTTGCATTTGGCATCCTAG GTAATCTAATTTCCTTCATGGTTTACTTAGCCCCAGT GCCAACGTTTTACCGGATTTACAGAAAGAGATCGACTGAGGGTTTCCAATCGGTGCCGTATCTGGTAGCACTGTTTAGTGCCACGCTTTGGCTCTACTATGCCATGCTGAAGCAAAATGCTGTGCTTCTGATCACAATCAACACCCTCGGAAGTGTAATAGAGACTCTGTACATCGCCATGTATATTGTTTATGCAACAAAGGCTTCAAGG AAATTCACTATCAAGTTACTAGGGTTTATGAACTTCGGACTCTTCTCCTTGATCCTTGTCGTTTTACACTATGCATTTCATAGTCAATACCGTGCCCCGGTTCTCGGATGGATCAACGTTGCCATTTCCGTTTGTGTTTTTGCAGCGCCCTTGAGTATTGTG GCGCAGGTGATCCGCACAAAAAGTGTTGAATTTATGCCATTCAGCTTATCATTCTTCCTTACTTTGAGTGCCGTGATGTGGTTTGCCTATGGACTGTTCCTCAAGGACATTTGCATAGCA CTTCCAAACGTGTTAGGTTTTGTCTTGGGTCTCCTTCAGATGCTGCTCTACGCCATATACAGAAACCGCAAGCAGGTCATAGTTGATCCGGAGAAGAAGCTTCCGGCATCCGAGCATGTGAAAAACATAGTGATTCTGAGCACTATCGCAACATCCGAAGTTCATCCAGTGGATGCTAAGCCGTGCGATGGCAATGACGTCGAAGACGTGGACGGCAAAGATGAAAATAAGGATGTTGATGGTGATGAACATGAGAAgtga